A genomic region of Brevibacillus sp. JNUCC-41 contains the following coding sequences:
- a CDS encoding YqxA family protein codes for MVRFWLKCTGIVLVLFLGVLIGMQQANDGMKKMKGYEDPSLNSAFMINQSDQGEMEADILGEKVTSHDLETKKEKLEEMKAFNFFSSIGKTLGESISGAFQALIDMI; via the coding sequence ATGGTTCGATTTTGGTTGAAATGTACAGGGATCGTGCTCGTATTATTTTTAGGTGTTCTGATTGGGATGCAGCAAGCGAACGACGGGATGAAAAAAATGAAGGGGTATGAAGATCCCTCTTTGAATAGTGCATTCATGATTAACCAATCGGACCAAGGGGAGATGGAAGCGGATATCCTTGGCGAAAAAGTAACAAGTCATGATTTGGAGACGAAAAAAGAAAAACTTGAAGAAATGAAAGCCTTCAACTTTTTTTCATCGATCGGCAAAACGCTGGGAGAGTCCATATCAGGTGCCTTTCAAGCACTAATTGATATGATTTAG
- the lepA gene encoding translation elongation factor 4 yields MNREEKLKRQSKIRNFSIIAHIDHGKSTLADRIIEKTNAMTQREMKSQLLDSMDLERERGITIKLNAIQLKYNAKDGEEYIFHLIDTPGHVDFTYEVSRSLAACEGAVLVVDAAQGIEAQTLANVYLALDNNLEIIPVINKIDLPSADPERVRGEIEEVIGLDASDAVLASAKAGIGIEEILEQVVELVPAPQGDPDAPFKALIFDSLFDAYRGVVAYIRVVEGSVKVGDKIKMMSTGKEFDVTELGVFNPKTQLLDELNVGDVGFLTASIKNVGDTTVGDTITSAVNSATEPLPGYRKMNPMVYCGLYPIDASKFNDLRDALEKLELNDSALQFEAESSQALGFGFRCGFLGLLHMEIIQERIEREFKIDLITTAPSVIYDVVQTDGTVLKVDNPSNMPDAQKIERVEEPYVKATMMAPTEFVGTIMEICQNKRGNFIDMEYIDETRVSIHYEIPLSEIVYDFFDQLKSNTRGYASFDYELIGYKPSKLVKMDILLNSETVDALSFIVHKDFAYERGKVIVEKLKKLIPRQQFEVPIQAAIGQKIIARSSISAMRKNVLAKCYGGDISRKRKLLEKQKEGKKRMKQVGSVEVPQEAFMAVLKMDDTTPKNK; encoded by the coding sequence ATGAATAGAGAAGAAAAATTAAAAAGACAATCAAAAATTCGTAACTTTTCCATCATCGCTCATATTGATCATGGTAAATCTACATTGGCGGATCGTATCATTGAAAAAACGAACGCCATGACTCAGCGTGAAATGAAGAGTCAACTATTGGATTCCATGGATTTAGAGCGTGAGCGCGGAATTACGATTAAATTGAATGCGATTCAATTGAAATATAACGCGAAAGATGGAGAAGAATATATCTTCCATCTTATTGATACACCGGGACATGTCGATTTTACGTATGAAGTGTCACGAAGCCTTGCAGCGTGTGAAGGCGCTGTCCTTGTTGTCGATGCGGCACAAGGAATTGAGGCCCAAACGCTTGCAAACGTGTATTTAGCTTTGGACAACAACCTTGAAATCATTCCGGTCATCAATAAAATTGATTTGCCGAGTGCAGATCCGGAACGGGTGCGTGGAGAAATCGAGGAAGTGATCGGATTGGATGCTTCCGATGCAGTCTTGGCTTCGGCTAAAGCAGGAATCGGAATCGAGGAGATTTTGGAACAGGTCGTTGAATTGGTTCCAGCTCCACAAGGTGATCCCGATGCACCTTTCAAGGCGCTTATTTTCGATTCACTATTTGATGCGTACCGCGGTGTAGTTGCCTATATCCGTGTTGTCGAGGGTTCCGTTAAAGTGGGCGACAAAATCAAAATGATGTCAACTGGCAAAGAATTCGATGTTACCGAATTGGGTGTCTTCAACCCTAAGACCCAGCTGTTGGATGAACTGAACGTCGGTGATGTAGGTTTCCTTACGGCATCCATTAAAAACGTTGGTGATACGACTGTTGGTGATACGATTACAAGTGCCGTGAATAGCGCGACAGAACCATTGCCGGGTTACAGGAAGATGAATCCTATGGTATATTGCGGTTTATACCCGATTGACGCATCGAAATTCAATGATTTACGGGATGCATTGGAAAAATTGGAATTGAACGATTCAGCGCTTCAGTTCGAAGCGGAATCATCGCAAGCGTTGGGCTTCGGTTTCCGTTGCGGATTCCTTGGACTCCTTCATATGGAAATTATCCAGGAACGGATTGAACGTGAATTCAAAATCGATCTGATCACCACTGCACCTAGTGTTATTTATGATGTGGTCCAAACAGATGGAACGGTCCTGAAAGTGGATAACCCATCTAATATGCCTGATGCTCAAAAGATCGAACGGGTCGAGGAGCCATATGTCAAAGCAACGATGATGGCACCGACGGAGTTTGTTGGGACGATCATGGAAATCTGTCAAAATAAACGCGGTAACTTCATTGATATGGAATATATAGATGAGACTCGTGTGAGCATTCATTACGAAATTCCATTATCGGAAATCGTGTATGATTTCTTCGATCAATTGAAATCCAATACAAGAGGCTATGCTTCGTTCGATTATGAGTTGATCGGCTACAAACCGTCCAAGCTAGTGAAGATGGATATCTTATTGAATTCTGAAACTGTCGATGCTTTAAGTTTCATTGTTCATAAGGACTTTGCTTATGAACGCGGGAAGGTCATTGTTGAAAAATTGAAGAAGCTAATTCCAAGACAACAATTTGAAGTGCCGATCCAAGCGGCGATCGGGCAAAAAATCATCGCCCGTTCTTCGATTAGTGCAATGCGCAAAAACGTATTGGCTAAATGTTACGGCGGCGATATTTCCCGTAAACGTAAGTTGCTCGAAAAACAGAAAGAAGGTAAAAAGCGGATGAAACAAGTAGGTTCAGTTGAAGTTCCGCAAGAAGCTTTCATGGCTGTTTTGAAAATGGATGATACGACACCAAAAAATAAATAA